The DNA window atcgATACGCTATGATTTTTATGATGACGTATTCTCTATTACATAGCTCACACGGTCTATTAAACTTttctttattaataaaatatcatgattaaaaaaagttcgagttcaatatttatttgttctgtttaaaaaaaaaattgttgttcACGtatgaattataataataataaattgttatttttttatttgttctaGCATGTGGTGGTTTTGTAAATTGTATCTATAACTATAgtcattaattttataaagaagagtagaaaaacatttttatataaaatgatattaaaaaCATGATACGAACTTCTCAAACGAGAAATGTAAAAACGAAATGTGTTCGTTGTTATACGGGACAGAAAgagtatatttattttatttgatctaaaattgaaaaaataataatttaaaaagtaaaaactcaTAATTAAAGTAAGGGAAAGTGAATAtgcattatattattatttatttatcattataGCTAGTTTTACTACagataaattaacaataaactGATTGCTGAGTATATCAATTAGCATTTCAATACCTGCTTAATTTGGATTGTTACAGATAAGACTACCCTAATGAATTAATTCATGGATTCCTGTATAACTACTAAGAAATTGAACAAGTTCAGTGTATGactgaaatatatatttttagatataATTTTCTCAAAAGTTTATAATATAATCTTTATTActgtatattatattattatcatcTTATATAATCCTAATGTTTCTTAAAATGTCCATCAAGTAAAAATTATATTCATTAAAAAgcatcattttaaaatttagattaataatttatatatctcTAATGATTAATactctataaattaaattatttaagtcATTAAAAAGACAAATGTGTTATTAAATTCgtccaaaaaattataaaagtgtagtaatatttacaaaaaataaataaatttggtcAAATGGACAGTTAAAAAACGACTCATTCcgtcttataaaaaaattactactaCTTTTTATCACAATGAAGATGAAAAATATAGTAAcaattaatgttaatttaacttaaaattaaaattatcaacataataGTATTGAATATactagtaataataataataatattctttttaaaaattaaaaagatgttATATAAATCTTTTAATAAAGTCATTTCTTTaggaatttaataaattaattaagataaaaaaattcttaattttcatggaaatgtaatttttgtttcTGAGAAGGAAAGagtagtgtttttttttttgaaaatataaattcattttagaataattaaagtagaataaaaaaaatagtaagtGGTTGCTAGAAAGTTACAAAGCTGTGAAAACTCTGATACATCGAATCTAGCAGACGCTGCTGCAAATAATCACATCACGCCtatgtatttatttttctcagtcttttcctctttttaggTGGGTCCATTCTTTAATTTCaacacttgtttttttttcctattttaatatcattttaaatttattgattctGCTACTGACAAAAGCTGAATGTTTGCACATAAACTACATATTATAGGATCTTTGTTCACCAAGGTTTTTAATTGATTGGACCCTAATCCAGTTTTTAATTAAGAttggaatttaaaatttatgagtttaattttaattgataaatataatattcaatagtTTATCAAGAGCAAAGGACGCGGTCCTCAAGTTtgtgttttctcattttatttttttgactcAATTAGATCAAGAATTTATTTTTcagaattaaattaattaatcttaaCTTTTAAATCAATTAGATCAAAAACTCTTTTAATTTAAGTCAAGTAATCTCAAAATTATACACTTCAAAATGTAAGTTATTTGATTTCAGAACATAAATTTACGGTATAGATTAACCAAAAGTTAAATGGActtatttgatttcaaaaatacaatttcttGATATAAATGAcctaaaaaattaacataaatttattttatctcgAGATATAAATTTGTAGACCGCGTTGActctttatttgtttattagaagtttttttttgagtaaatttgtttattataagtTAAAACACTATCTACATATGAATAagtttaattcattttaatatacatttatataagatattttattttaaagaaaagttaATAAATATCGATATGGGAGTGGTTCAAATTATATTCTGATgataattttctaatttaaatgcatttttaaataataaattttcccgaattaaaatttgaataacaCATTAGcaaaattgattaatttacACCCTCACTGTAAAATAAACgcctaatttaatttttttataaaacatacATACACTCTCGATAAAATAATCAACATTTACGTAAATACAGTATTCAAATCtaatcaagaaaaaaaatgtaattattttagtatatttaaaatttagaataaatatatttcaaaaaaaaaattagaataaataatCACTCTTATTATTCCAAATTTAAACTGTTTGACTAGGGTAATAATTTTACTTAGCACGCACGACAGGAAACTGTTGAGTCCAAATTCTACCAGGATTAAGAAGGGTAAGATTGTCAGAAATTACatgtaatttttctataaatactcGGCGCCTCTGGCTCCCCTATATTCCCTCAAGAATTCTCCATTAATTCTGTGCGTACAACttgatcaaaagaaaaaaaacagaacaaattttatttgtttaatttaaaatataatcatgCTTGTTTATCAAGATCTTCTCACAGGTGAAAATTGTattctttttttgtttcgttAACTTTTTATGCATGGTAAATTCTgttgttttattatatataattaagggATCGTTTGTGAGAGGAATTGAAACCGTAACCTTGACCGAATGTTGCCTAACGTTTATACTAGCTCGTTGGTTAAATTCTATTGTTTATCGATTACTTTCGTTCAATTGTAGTTTAATTCATGATCTTAGGCTATATAAATATAAGaagaatatgttttttttacttgattaattattagccaaaatttgagtgtttttatttcaaatttgttATAAAATTGTTGAATTTATGATTTTGAATTTTCAGGTGACGAGCTTCTATCTGACTCATTCCCTTACAATGAAATCCAGAATGGAATGCTGTGGGAAGTTGAGGGAAAGGTTGGTAttctaatgtttttaaaaattttaatttttagtttttgaattgttaatttgaatgtaattttttttccttattaCAGTGGGTTGTCCAAGGAGCAGTTGATGTGAATATTGGAGCTAATCCTTCGGCAGAAGGAGGAGAAGATGAAGGTGTCGATGATCAGGCTGTTAAAGTCGTTGATATTGTCGACACATTCCGGCTTCAGGTTAGTTAGTTAGACTCGTATCGGTTTTTGAGAAATTATTTTCATGAACAACTTCGAGCTTTCTCGATCCCCATCGCGATAAAACCTTTTTAGGGTTAGTTGTAGAATAAAATCATGATTGTTGACGTGTCTTGTAATTACAATATCAACTTTGAATTTTAACAATATTAGCATTGTCGTGTTGGATCAATAAATGTCCAAGTCAACATCATCTTATCGGAAAgtcgaattataaaaaaatgatgattAGCGTAATGTAATTGCAAAACACGGTAATTGATAATTTGTATCTGACATTAACACGATTGTAATTGCAAACACGCCAAAGTTTTTACAGCATAACATTGACGTTATTTAGCGATTGTGGTATCTAATATAGTTGTTTGATGTTATAATTTACAGGAACAGCCTACTTTCGACAAGAAGCAATTTGTCACATTCATGAAGAGGTACATCAAGTTGCTGTCAGCAAAATTAGAGCCAGAGAAGcaagaaatatttaaaaagaacaTTGAAGCAGCTACAAAATTCCTGCTTCCGAAACTCAGCGACTTTCAATTGTacgtccaattttaaaaattcttaaatacaattttaaaatttatgtagtattatataaattttaatgatcCGATTTAAATTCTATAATGCAGCTTTGTGGGGGAGAGCATGCATGATGATGGGAGCTTGGTGTTTGCATACTACAAGGACGGTGCTACGGATCCTACGTTTATGTACTTTGCCCATGGTCTCAAGGAAGTCAAGTGTTAGGGAAGAGTTTCAGCATTTATGGTCTCCTTACAGCGGATCTTCTGTCTGTATTATTCGgagttttagatattttttttccggattttattatattttttcaagTAAAAGTTATAATTATAGTTGgcgtgttttaatttttttttatacaattaagagagtttttgatgttttattatattaatgagCTATatgttattgaatttttttgactcTGGTCTAAATTGCCACTTTTTGTTCTCAAAAAAAGATTGCTCCTTCTAATTAAGCAgttattatttctaaaaaaacttattttatagAAGAGTTTCAATGTTGAACGAAAATAGAGTCAACTCATATTGTTTAGTCCAACTAAAACTTGCTCAGCAATATTGTCTAGCATTGGAAGTGTGTCGTTCAAAGGATTCTTGCTACGCTCAATAAGAATCCAGAATAGCGGAAATAGGTTCGATTAGTTTCTGCTagataagaaataaaaaaaaattctaatataaGGCGCGTTAGCGTTTTTGTTTTCAATAAGGACATTTAGGTTTTACTAAAAGGCTTTTTTATTAGGGTTCTTAAATTTATGCATTATGATCAATTAGTCAGtggttattaaatttaaatattatatccaATTAATTCATACTTAAATTTCATCagttaaaactaatattttatattttaaaatcaattgaagATAATATTCTTTTTTTGGGTCAATTAGCCTTTCAAATTGACTCAATGTAGCCTCTAAACGTGTCATTTTGTATAGTTTTGAAGTTAAATGATctaaaaataaagtatattatTATCATTAGTCAATCAAAATGGTTAAGTATGAGTTAATAAATCATGACACATAAATTCAAAAAACACAATGACTCTTTGGTCAAAGTGTATCTCTTATTTCTTGAACACCATTCACTTCCATAATGTTTCAAGtaacattcaaaataaactcTACCAACAGCTCTCTTTAAAAATCGTTGAGGGATGAGGCGTGACCTTCGGCTTTTAAATAAGGGTTAATCACCAAAATaaaccccaccttttagccccttttcaaatgcaccctaacgttgtaattttgtcagttgcaccctaattcgcatatttggttttcaattccaccctcaagtactaaattgatctctttttcatttgaaaaaagttaaaataaatcatccatttttaactttttatgtggaaaagagttcaaacgagtattttataagggtttttatgaatttttcccaagtgaaaaaaaatccaatttgattttgagggtggaattgaaacccaaaggtgcaaattagggtgcaactgacaaaattgcaatgtCAGGATATaactgaaaaggggttaaaaggtgaggttttttttagtgattaagcctttaaataaatagctaaaaaacaAATATGCACTTTAACTTTCTAGAATCTATTAGGCTATCTGTgatcaatttatttatattactaTAGTATAGGAGTTTTGTTTAATACGGGGTTATCACGATTTTTCCAAAACTTATAACTGTTACTGCCATGGTTTTAAACTAACATAAATATTTATCTATCTGTTgatttccaaatgaaaaaaacacTTCCATAATATATCAATTAACAATACAACTCAAGGTCCAGCAAAAGATACATGGAAATGTGCAGTTCTCACGTGAAACGAAATTCTACACTTGAAGTTTGCTTTACCCttgaatgtttgaatttatgCGTAATAGTTTAAGCTTGATTTCTTCTTTGCTTGAACTTGAATTATACCCTCGTTGAAATCCTCATGATTCACCTGATTTCATATCCAAACAAAGCATAATCTCCGTCAGTCTCACATTCCATACCATGTTAACGAAACTAATATCTATATAACAAAATTAACAGAAATCTATCATTCCAACAATAAATGatcaattttatttcaaatatagtGGGTCTATTGATAAAGTAACCCTTAAATCACTTTAGATTAATTAACCATGGAATTTCCACAAAGAAGATAAGATATACATGTATGTCTCATGGCAAGTCCCACTAGGTAATCACAGCAAAGCTGCTCCCAAAGGCGATGGAATATGAGACCACCCATCGATGGAGGAGCTTCCAAAGGGAAGAACCATCAACATCAAGGAGCATTTATATGTGACGTTTACTAAGAGATTTACAAACATCAAGAAGTTTGCCCCAAATATTGTAAGAGATTTCGATGAAATCATGTCACGTTAAACAGTGAAATAACATGCGAATATACACTTTGGGTGTCTTCCACTGTACATATAATCTTTCATGAGATAAAtaaatgcatatatatatagtggCTTGTTCCAACAGTGGATTAAAACATACACAGTAACACAATCTATCAATGAAGGAGCTTTCACAAACATATTAGCATTACAAGCAAATATGCTTTCATTTTGACATTTCAAAACATCATCTAGATAGCCCAGAAAAGTATGAGATCCAAATTGATGCATATGAGAGACAGAAAGAGAGAGTGAGTACCTCAGTTGCATCTCGGCGAAGAGCAAGCATCCCAGCCTCTACACAAACAGCTTTCAATTGAGCCCCATTGAAATCATCAGTGGACCGAGCCAATTCTTCAAAATTCACATCACAATGAACATTCATCTTCCTTGAGTGGATCTATAACATTTCACAAAAAGGATCAATTAAGTATTATTGTTTGTAAACTCTATACATAGTTCCAAGAATAAAGATACTAAATTGTGGAACCTGCAAAATGCGAGCTCTTGCTTCTTCAGTTGGGTGAGGGAACTCAATTTTGCGATCCAATCGACCAGAACGCATGAGGGCAGGATCCAAGATATCAGCACGGTTTGTTGCTGCAATGACCTAGATTTACAAGAGAGTTTATGAAATTACTATGGTCTATAGATAAaacataagactaccaatttATAATACCAAAATACAAGAGCCATCTCAAAATCCATCAATCAACTAAGCATAATGTCTCCAAAGTGATCAACCAGAATACATTGAAATCTAAttacaaacaaaaacaatttaatgtaATACAGTAATAAACCAACCTTAATCCTATCATCGCTGCTAAAACCATCAAGCTGATTAAGCAACTCCAACATGGTCCTCTGTACTTCCCTATCTCCACTCACTTCACTGTGGcaaatgaaaaatatttgaataagtAAAAAAGAATTCAACAAAAGCTATGCCATCATTTATCTGCTTTGCCAGATAAAATCTACACACAAGTCTACTCAAGGGCAAAGATGTGCCATACCTGTCAAATCTCTTTGTGCCAATAGCATCAATTTCATCTATGAAAATGATGCAGGGCGATTTCTCTTTTGCAAGTTGAAATGCATCACGGACAAGTTTGGCACCATCACCAATGAACATCTGCACAATATACGCTGAGTTACTCTCTGGTGGCTGTAGCTAAATAAAATAACGTTGTACAAAGTAATTGCTTCGTAGCATTATACTTCCAGAACATTCATCTCGGTAGCATGAAGAAAATAGAAAATCCAAAggcaaatatttatatatatgttgtCAGAAAATTGTATTGCAGAACCGAATTATCAAACTATAGCAGACAATCAAGAGTGCTTTAGATAAACAATTAGAAGCATCAAGTCTTCATAATTTCTTTACATAGCTAAGAAAGAATCATATACTATTGAATATAGTTTATTACCTGTACAAGTTGTGGACCGGCTAACTTTAAAAAAGTAGCATTAGTCTGTGCGGCACAAGCACGGGCCATCAATGTCTTCCCAGTTCCGGGAGGCCCATACAAGAGTACACCTTTAGGAGGACGAACACCTAACTTTTGAAACCTCTCCTTGTGAGTCATGGGCAACACAATTGCCTCAACTAGTTCTTGGATCTATGGTAgatataacaaaattaattcagcatctatcatttaaaacataaaatgctaCATTACAAGCATCCTTAAGAATTTATAGCTACCTGTTTCTCCAAACCCCCAATATCATTGTAGTCTTCTGTGGGTTTTTCATCAACCTCCATAGCCTTCACTCTTGAGTCATACTCAGATGGAAGAGTATCCAAAATAAGATAGCTATCTTTGTTGACTCCAACCAAGTCACCAGGCTTCAACTTGTCAGGATCAACAAGACCAACAACTGGAAGAAATATTGTCTGCAATAAATGCACAAGTAAAACCATGACAGATGATAACCACAAAGATAATTCCAGAGTATCACAGTATAACAGCATCAAGGTTCCAAAAAACTGCTTAGCTGTTGGAATATAGTTAAAATCCAAGATAGCTTACCTGACGAGTAGATGTTTTCAGCACAACACATTTACCCTTCCTTTGAGAATCAAGGTCAATATTAGCACCATCTTCCTCCGCTTCATCTTCAGGATTCATCTCCAAAATCTACATACAACAGAGCAAATAAAAGTAATCATACTAAACATTGTCACGCCACTATGCTGATACAACTAACCCAACCATAGAATATAACACTAAAGGTAAGGAGCTCGCTGACAAGACAATTTCACAATGCACAAGTAAACAACTAAATTCTGCATACTATACAATCTCAAAGTAGCAGAGTAAAAGACAAAGGATTACAAATTAAACTTATATGAGCTATTAGGGGTGTCCATAATTTTTCCTACATAGCAAATTCTACTTACTTTGCTAATTTAAAGCAACAATAATCAGattaaaataaacaattcaGTAACctatttctttttttacttttaagacaaatttataaacaaaacaaaagatgtagaataattttttacCTCGACAATGTTACCAACAAGATACGGTAATTGCTTATTAAGCTTAATCTTTTCTTGATTCTCTTTAATCTTCTCCTTATACGAATCCAACTCCAAATTCGTCCTCTGCAACTCTTCCTAAATTCCAGatcaataacaaaaaaatttacaaaccctaaaccctaaaaaaacCGAACAAATAAgcataacaaataaaaatttagatctTGCGGAAAACCTTAAGAATGCGAATCTCGTTATCGAGAAGACGCGACGCTCTGACGATGTCGTCCGTCGTCATCCCCGCTAACTGATCGTCCTCCATGTTAGCGTCCTCCGCCATCGGTGTAgccatattttaaattaaaatttaattatatagatTGAACTGAATGGAATTAAAAACGAGAGAggaatttaatgaaaattttgatttgtttttgaacAAGGGAAGTATTATAAAGTGGTTTGCTTGGACTCAGACTTGTTGGAGACGACAGTGTGGAGATGCCGAGCTGAGATTCATATCATAGAgaaaattttcatgaaattgGGCCCTTATGGGCTTACTTGTTCTCATATAGTTTATTTGGGCTTTATCGAAAAaatggatttaaaaaaaaatctctattttattaaacgaaaaaaaaaccgctttttaaattattatttcaaaaatatgttttttcttagattatttttaaaaaattacaattgactATTTTTGgtatagaaatatttttgataaattttgataaattttcaaacaaagaatatttttataaattaaatttcaaagaaatatatttttatgaaagaaaataagaaaattatttttacccCAAAAAAGGAAGCACAAAAGGAGTGTGATTTGAATTTCCTTAAAAAAGTACTATGAAGTCCGTTTTGATCATATGATAGGTGATTACTGATTATTATTGTCTTCAACtaatataatttgtttattttggaccatttattaaaaataattatatgaatctTGCTCCTTTTGCATggttatattgttttttttatactaatttcgcattacgtgctatgcacgtggctcgtaacgtaacccgtcaatgaatatattagtaaatttattataattataccaattttttatttataattaaaattaaattagttaagaatttttataaaaataaatataatatatttggttattaaactttttttcatactgaatttattcttcgtttgattttataataaccataattaaataattaacttaattttattaataatatctttaaaaataatatgatagaaatttaaataataatatattgaccaaatacagtattttaattttgtaattcaatcaaactaaaagataggtattcctactaattggagacaatttagttattttttacatactaaaaactaaattggagataatttagctacctattctaatt is part of the Mercurialis annua linkage group LG3, ddMerAnnu1.2, whole genome shotgun sequence genome and encodes:
- the LOC126674016 gene encoding translationally-controlled tumor protein homolog translates to MLVYQDLLTGDELLSDSFPYNEIQNGMLWEVEGKWVVQGAVDVNIGANPSAEGGEDEGVDDQAVKVVDIVDTFRLQEQPTFDKKQFVTFMKRYIKLLSAKLEPEKQEIFKKNIEAATKFLLPKLSDFQFFVGESMHDDGSLVFAYYKDGATDPTFMYFAHGLKEVKC
- the LOC126674103 gene encoding 26S proteasome regulatory subunit 6A homolog, whose translation is MATPMAEDANMEDDQLAGMTTDDIVRASRLLDNEIRILKEELQRTNLELDSYKEKIKENQEKIKLNKQLPYLVGNIVEILEMNPEDEAEEDGANIDLDSQRKGKCVVLKTSTRQTIFLPVVGLVDPDKLKPGDLVGVNKDSYLILDTLPSEYDSRVKAMEVDEKPTEDYNDIGGLEKQIQELVEAIVLPMTHKERFQKLGVRPPKGVLLYGPPGTGKTLMARACAAQTNATFLKLAGPQLVQMFIGDGAKLVRDAFQLAKEKSPCIIFIDEIDAIGTKRFDSEVSGDREVQRTMLELLNQLDGFSSDDRIKVIAATNRADILDPALMRSGRLDRKIEFPHPTEEARARILQIHSRKMNVHCDVNFEELARSTDDFNGAQLKAVCVEAGMLALRRDATEVNHEDFNEGIIQVQAKKKSSLNYYA